A genomic window from Glycine max cultivar Williams 82 chromosome 17, Glycine_max_v4.0, whole genome shotgun sequence includes:
- the LOC100790687 gene encoding uncharacterized protein isoform X1 codes for MKLVWSPETASKAYIETVQSCRIFRESGVAELVSAMAAGWNAQLIVETWSEGGVIATSVGLAVARTHTCGRHVCVVPDERSRAEYAERMGEAGMSPEIVVGEAEEVMEGLGGGIDFMVVDSTRGNFSRVLRLAKLSNKGAVLICKNVNSATNIASSSGFRWRSVLEEGSGSRRVVRSVFLPVGKGLDIAHVSAIGGGSAAKRWFKHVDQQSGEVHVIRR; via the exons ATGAAACTAGTTTGGTCCCCAGAGACAGCATCCAAAGCATACATCGAAACAGTTCAATCT TGTCGGATTTTCCGGGAATCCGGGGTGGCGGAGCTGGTGTCGGCGATGGCGGCGGGGTGGAACGCGCAGCTAATCGTGGAGACGTGGTCGGAGGGGGGAGTGATAGCGACGAGCGTGGGTTTAGCCGTGGCGAGAACTCACACGTGCGGGAGGCACGTGTGCGTGGTGCCCGACGAGAGGTCGAGGGCGGAGTACGCGGAGAGAATGGGGGAGGCGGGGATGTCGCCGGAGATCGTGGTGGGGGAGGCGGAGGAGGTGATGGAGGGGTTGGGCGGCGGGATAGACTTCATGGTGGTGGATTCCACGCGCGGAAACTTCTCCAGAGTGCTGAGGCTGGCGAAGCTGAGTAACAAAGGCGCGGTTCTTATATGCAAGAACGTGAACTCCGCCACCAATATTGCTTCTTCTTCGGGTTTCAGATGGCGGAGCGTGCTCGAAGAAGGGTCAGGGTCGCGTCGTGTGGTTCGTTCGGTGTTTCTTCCTGTGGGGAAGGGGCTTGACATAGCACACGTGTCGGCCATTGGGGGGGGCTCCGCTGCTAAGAGATGGTTCAAGCATGTTGACCAACAATCAGGGGAGGTGCACGTCATTAGACGATGA
- the LOC100784683 gene encoding nuclear intron maturase 4, mitochondrial — MRIVTTANLFKSLHNLQFIRLTSSLPLLLKFSDKHHVETPPHGATYSPDNEHVGKSTLAMDLASLLEEPPLKPKPKSRMEQKRFLELRIKKRVKEQHFNGKFHDLMKTVISNAETLRDAYNCIRINANTHDAASSHDGASFLDDLAEELGKRDFDVCANTSSFSTRRGSANKEVLVLPNLKLRVVQEAMRIALEVVYKPYFSKISHGCRSGRGRAAALKYVCKGVLSPDWWFTMLVVKKLDAAVLEKMISIMEDKIEDPCLYDFIRSMFDARVLNLEFGGFPKGHGLPQEGVLSPILMNIYLDLFDSEFCRLSMKYEGICNGGGLNDGDRSGSMLRGWFRRQLDGNDVVKSSGVKVYSCRHMDEMFFAVSGSKDAAVSFMSEVRSYLKSSLLLDVRDQPDVFPCEGPHGIRFLGTLVKRTVRESSAVKAVHKLKEKVELFTLQKVEAWNYGTVRIGKKWLGHGLKKVKESEIKHLADSSSLLNKVSSFRKSGMETDHWYKHLLKIWMQDVQAKNAKSEESILSKCVAEPALPQELNDSFYEFIKQAELYISAEADSILKLLPNNNSSIEHPLAKTEIIAPIHAIKMRLLRYGLTTSKGFPRSANLLIMLDTTEIIDWFSGISCRWLKWHENCANFDEIKLLISNHVRKSCIRTLAAKYRVHETEIEKQFDVELSRIPSTQDIEKEMINEALDAQAFDNDEALMYGIAYSGLCLLSLARIVTQARPCNCFVIGCSSSAPRVYTLHVMERQKSPSWKTGFSTCIHPSLNKRRVGLCKQHLRDLYLGHISLQSIDFRAWKS; from the exons ATGCGCATTGTTACCACTGCCAACCTTTTCAAATCACTCCACAACCTCCAGTTCATCAGACTCACCTCTTCTCTCCCCCTTCTACTCAAAT ttTCAGATAAACATCATGTTGAAACACCACCACACGGCGCCACCTATTCACCGGATAATGAACACGTCGGAAAGTCAACGCTGGCAATGGACCTCGCTTCCCTACTCGAGGAGCCTCCATTGAAACCCAAGCCCAAGAGTAGGATGGAGCAGAAGCGGTTTCTCGAGCTCCGAATCAAAAAGAGGGTAAAAGAGCAACACTTCAATGGCAAGTTCCACGACCTAATGAAAACCGTGATTTCTAATGCAGAAACCCTTCGTGATGCTTACAACTGCATCAGGATAAACGCGAACACACACGACGCGGCTTCGAGCCACGACGGTGCTTCCTTTTTGGATGACCTAGCTGAAGAGCTTGGTAAAAGGGATTTTGACGTGTGTGCCAATACGTCGTCGTTCTCAACGAGGAGAGGTTCCGCGAACAAAGAGGTATTGGTGCTTCCCAATTTGAAGCTGAGGGTTGTACAGGAAGCGATGAGAATAGCCTTGGAGGTTGTTTACAAGCCTTATTTTTCGAAGATCTCGCACGGCTGCCGGAGCGGGAGGGGCCGTGCCGCCGCGTTGAAGTACGTGTGCAAGGGTGTTTTGAGCCCTGATTGGTGGTTTACGATGCTCGTGGTTAAGAAATTGGATGCTGCTGTGTTGGAGAAGATGATTTCTATAATGGAGGATAAGATAGAGGATCCTTGTTTATACGATTTCATTCGGAGCATGTTTGATGCTAGAGTGTTAAATCTTGAGTTTGGGGGTTTCCCTAAGGGGCATGGTCTTCCTCAGGAAGGGGTTTTGTCCCCTATTCTGATGAATATTTATCTTGACCTCTTTGACAGTGAATTTTGTAGGCTTTCGATGAAATATGAAGGAATATGCAATGGTGGAGGGTTAAATGATGGAGATAGGTCTGGCTCCATGTTGCGGGGTTGGTTCAGGAGACAGTTGGATGGCAATGATGTTGTGAAGAGTTCTGGTGTGAAAGTTTACTCTTGTCGCCATATGGATGAGATGTTTTTTGCGGTTTCTGGTTCAAAGGATGCCGCTGTTAGTTTTATGTCTGAGGTCCGGAGTTATTTGAAGAGTTCTTTGCTGTTGGATGTGCGTGATCAACCTGATGTGTTTCCCTGTGAGGGGCCTCATGGTATCCGGTTTTTGGGAACTTTGGTGAAAAGAACTGTTAGGGAGAGTTCTGCTGTAAAAGCTGTTCACAAGTTAAAAGAGAAAGTGGAGCTATTTACTTTGCAAAAGGTGGAGGCTTGGAATTATGGGACGGTTAGAATTGGGAAGAAATGGTTGGGTCATGGTTTGAAGAAAGTTAAGGAATCGGAAATCAAACATTTAGCTGATAGTAGCTCCCTCCTGAACAAGGTTTCCTCTTTCCGCAAGTCTGGAATGGAGACTGACCATTGGTATAAGCACTTATTGAAGATATGGATGCAAGATGTTCAAGCGAAAAATGCCAAGAGTGAAGAAAGTATCTTATCTAAGTGTGTTGCAGAACCGGCTCTTCCACAGGAGCTAAACGATTccttttatgaatttataaagCAGGCAGAGCTGTATATATCTGCCGAGGCAGATTCTATTCTCAAGCTTTTGCCAAATAATAACAGCTCAATAGAACATCCTTTAGCAAAAACTGAAATTATTGCTCCTATCCATGCCATAAAAATGCGTCTCCTGAGATATGGATTGACTACATCTAAGGGATTCCCCCGATCTGCCAATTTACTTATCATGCTAGATACAACTGAAATCATTGACTGGTTTTCAGGGATTTCTTGCCGCTGGCTGAAATGGCATGAAAATTGTGCCAACTTTGATGAGATAAAGCTCTTGATTTCAAATCATGTTAGGAAATCATGCATTCGTACTTTAGCAGCAAAGTATCGGGTACATGAAACTGAGATAGAAAAGCAGTTTGATGTAGAACTTAGCAGGATTCCATCAACACAGGACATTGAGAAGGAGATGATAAATGAAGCATTGGATGCTCAAGCTTTTGATAATGATGAAGCATTAATGTATGGAATTGCTTATAGCGGTTTGTGTTTGTTGTCTCTAGCAAGAATTGTTACCCAGGCAAGACCATGTAATTGCTTTGTAATAGGGTGCTCATCTTCAGCACCTAGAGTCTATACTCTTCATGTAATGGAAAGGCAAAAGTCTCCAAGCTGGAAGACTGGATTTTCAACTTGCATTCACCCAAGCTTAAATAAACGACGAGTAGGGTTGTGTAAGCAGCATTTGAGGGATTTGTATCTTGGCCATATATCACTTCAGTCCATTGATTTCAGAGCATGGaagtcataa
- the LOC100791217 gene encoding peptidyl-tRNA hydrolase ICT1, mitochondrial: protein MASGTTRMLVKEMLQLSSSTLHFSSSALRGLSPPLPFSIQLRRSRGRPAIRCASSSSDSDASNKVSSRLSQVQHLLQQAEHRALSADQGPPPKITLDHVTVSFARSGGPGGQNVNKVNTKVDMRFNVKNAYWLSDRIRDKILQTEKNRINKDGELVISSTKTRTQKGNIEDALAKLQEIIDAASYVPPPPSEEQKKKIAKMAAIGEQKRLKSKKVLSDKKAFRRSKNSWD, encoded by the exons ATGGCTAGCGGCACCACAAGAATGCTAGTGAAGGAGATGTTGCAACTCTCTTCTTCCACACTTCACTTCTCTTCTTCGGCGCTTCGCGGCCTCTCTCCTCCTCTGCCCTTCTCAATTCAATTGCGACGCTCGCGGGGGCGCCCTGCAATTCGATgtgcttcctcttcctcagacTCAGATGCTTCCAACAAAGTCTCGTCTCGTCTGTCGCAGGTTCAGCATCTTCTTCAGCAGGCCGAACACCGCGCTCTCTCCGCCGACCAGGGCCCACCTCCTAAAATCACCTTag ATCATGTTACGGTGAGCTTTGCCAGAAGTGGAGGACCTGGGGGTCAGAATGTCAATAAAG TGAACACCAAGGTGGACATGCGCTTCAATGTTAAAAATGCATATTGGTTGAGTGACAGGATCAGAGACAAGATTTTGCAAACG GAGAAAAACCGTATTAACAAGGATGGGGAGCTTGTGATTTCTTCAACCAAGACTAGAACGCAGAA gGGTAACATTGAGGATGCTTTGGCAAAGCTTCAG GAAATCATTGATGCGGCATCTTATGTTCCGCCGCCTCCCTCAGAagagcaaaagaagaaaattgcgAAGAT GGCTGCCATAGGAGAACAGAAACGCCTCAAAAGCAAGAAGGTGCTTTCAGATAAGAAGGCGTTTAGGAGAAGTAAAAATAGCTGGGACTAA
- the LOC100790687 gene encoding uncharacterized protein isoform X2 — protein sequence MAAGWNAQLIVETWSEGGVIATSVGLAVARTHTCGRHVCVVPDERSRAEYAERMGEAGMSPEIVVGEAEEVMEGLGGGIDFMVVDSTRGNFSRVLRLAKLSNKGAVLICKNVNSATNIASSSGFRWRSVLEEGSGSRRVVRSVFLPVGKGLDIAHVSAIGGGSAAKRWFKHVDQQSGEVHVIRR from the coding sequence ATGGCGGCGGGGTGGAACGCGCAGCTAATCGTGGAGACGTGGTCGGAGGGGGGAGTGATAGCGACGAGCGTGGGTTTAGCCGTGGCGAGAACTCACACGTGCGGGAGGCACGTGTGCGTGGTGCCCGACGAGAGGTCGAGGGCGGAGTACGCGGAGAGAATGGGGGAGGCGGGGATGTCGCCGGAGATCGTGGTGGGGGAGGCGGAGGAGGTGATGGAGGGGTTGGGCGGCGGGATAGACTTCATGGTGGTGGATTCCACGCGCGGAAACTTCTCCAGAGTGCTGAGGCTGGCGAAGCTGAGTAACAAAGGCGCGGTTCTTATATGCAAGAACGTGAACTCCGCCACCAATATTGCTTCTTCTTCGGGTTTCAGATGGCGGAGCGTGCTCGAAGAAGGGTCAGGGTCGCGTCGTGTGGTTCGTTCGGTGTTTCTTCCTGTGGGGAAGGGGCTTGACATAGCACACGTGTCGGCCATTGGGGGGGGCTCCGCTGCTAAGAGATGGTTCAAGCATGTTGACCAACAATCAGGGGAGGTGCACGTCATTAGACGATGA
- the LOC100792273 gene encoding uncharacterized protein isoform X1, translating to MQGPGGGRDPFFDFGGFGGFGSFGPPRSLISSFFGGRDPFSDPFFAQPFGGMFESSPFGGPTGFPFPTGMNPSGFLEHPAPGLDPSGFLEHPGMHPSGFLARQNPEPSRQRRGPIIQELDSDEENDDTAEKKENPRKHGRSDGEPSVEHPDDEIEGKKIRQAGNESRINIIGPQPQSHSFCFQSSTVSYGGPNGLYYTSSRTRRSGSDGVTFEERKEADSSTMQASHLISRGIHGKGHSLSRNLNSDGRVDTRQTLLNINEDELAGFEEQWKEKGQKYLPGWTASVEASGSNGQAEQARSGGWALPSSEYSHTVGTISEARDEVGSSRSQERVLRTNSSGRNAYRPGVGRRRH from the exons ATGCAAGGACCTGGGGGTGGCAGGGATCCTTTCTTCGATTTTGGTGGTTTTGGAGGCTTTGGTTCCTTTGGGCCTCCCAGGAGTTTAATCTCAAGCTTTTTTGGGGGTAGGGACCCATTTAGTGACCCTTTCTTCGCCCAACCTTTTGGAGGGATGTTTGAGTCTAGTCCCTTTGGTGGTCCTACTGGATTTCCTTTCCCCACTGGTATGAATCCATCTGGGTTCCTTGAGCATCCAGCCCCGGGTTTGGATCCATCTGGGTTCCTTGAGCATCCGGGTATGCATCCATCTGGGTTCCTTGCACGGCAAAATCCTGAGCCTAGTAGACAAAGGAGGGGACCAATCATTCAGGAATTGGACTCTGatgaagaaaatgatgacaccgcggagaagaaagaaaatccgAGAAAGCATGGTAGGTCAGATGGTGAACCCTCTGTTGAACATCCAGATGATGAAATTGAAG GGAAGAAGATCAGACAGGCTGGAAATGAGAGCAGAATCAATATAATTGGGCCTCAGCCTCAATCTCACAGTTTCTGCTTCCAGAGCTCAACCGTCAGCTATGGTGGCCCAAATGGATTGTATTATACTTCCTCAAGGACAAGGAGGAGTGGAAGTGACGGA GTGACATTTGAAGAGAGGAAGGAGGCTGATAGTTCCACAATGCAAGCTTCTCACCTAATTTCTAGAGGCATTCATGGGAAG gGACATTCACTCTCAAGAAATCTGAATTCAGATGGTAGGGTGGATACTAGGCAGACGCTGCTCAATATTAATGAAG ATGAGCTTGCTGGCTTTGAAGAACAATGGAAGGAAAAGGGTCAAAAGTATTTGCCTGGATGGACTGCGAGTGTTG AAGCTAGCGGTAGTAATGGACAAGCTGAGCAGGCCAGGAGTGGAGGTTGGGCACTCCCTTCTTCGGAGTATAGTCATACCGTGGGAACAATATCTGAAGCTAGAGATGAAGTTGGTTCTTCTCGCTCACAGGAGAGGGTACTTAGGACAAATTCAAGTGGTAGGAATGCATACCGTCCAGGAGTAGGGCGTCGCCGACACTAA